The stretch of DNA GGAGACTGAGCGATTCCGCATCACAGAGACAACCGTTCATCCTCATAACCTCCGCTAAGAAACAAAGGGATCAGATTTAGACCATCCCGAGCAGGGGGTTGTACCCTGGGTCCCACAAGTCCTGGGAAGTTGTGCACACCATGTTGGGTGTGGTGCAGTTTTCTGAAGCAGGAGTCAATAGCGATCATCAGATTTTCAAAATGATGTGCTAAAGCAAGAAGCACCAACCTATAGGAATCTTGGtggtcaaaaaacaaacaaacaaggtctACGATAGCATTTCTTCCTGCTACTAGGGAGGGTACAGCCCCAGAGCTAAGTCCCCTGCCTTAGGGGCCAGGACACCATCAGGCTGTCAGAGCTCAGCCCAGTGAATGGCCCTCTGCCTGTGCTCCTCAGGAGAAGACTCAGGACTGGCCCACCTGGGCACTAGAAAGGCTGCCTTGATCACCCCTAAAGGCACTCTGAGGGTGTGAGGCAGGGGGGAAGCTCCCCTCTCAGGGGGCCCTCCCTGGCTTGGTTCTGGGCTACAGGAaacccagggcaggaaggggctggggccTGAGTGGCCGCCTTGCTCCCATCTGCAGAGCATCagtggggcaggaggggtgggggtttGCAAGGGGGGCCGGGGAGGAAATGAGAATAAACACAGTGAGCGgagagggaaggggcggggggctgcGGCCTCAGCCCCTTGGCAGCCCATGAAGGGAAGTGACACAATGAGGAATGTGTTTCCCTCTGCCCGTCCCCCgcgtgggggtgggaggcagagcccTGAGAATGGCCAGACCCCAATAGGGGCCAGGGGGCACATGCTGGAACAGTGCTGGAGGGGGTGCTGTGAGAGGGAGGAGCCAAAAGGGGGGTGCTGGGCAGGAAGGGCAGCCCAGGGCAGGTGGGGCACCTTTCCTGCCCATCTCCAGTCTCCATGCTGCGTGAGCATCTAGGGTCTACGTGCTTGAGCAGTCATGTGCCTGGGTATGGAAGCCATCCCTTCTCAAGGAAGCTGGCCCCTGCTGCTggctttcccttctttctcaagGGACTCAGGGTTATGGAGGCCAAGTCCTTGGTATGAGAGGGAGCTGAGGTATGAGGACGGGACTAAGCAGGgtgtttcatttctctctctctctctctctctctctctctctctctctctctctctgggtgtTTTTGTCCCCAGCTGGGACAGTCTGTGCGAAAACAGGCCCCCTGGTGAGATGGCACCTCCCCATCCCGGACACCCATTTCCTCTCCCACAGCTGGGAGTGACTCATTAACCCCCTCATGCCCATAATCCACAGACGTCCCTGAGACTTTGGCAGGCAGAGCCAGGTGCACCCTGTGTCAGTCTGGGCTGGAGGGTGGTGGGGCCTTGGAAAGCAGGCTGGCCCCAGATGTCTCTGTCAATCTCCACCTTCTTGCAGGAAGGTTGGTTACTCCAGGAGTCCCCCACCCTTGCCCTCTGCCTCATAATCTCCCAGGTgtttggggtgagggtggggggacagagagcacTGTGGGATGAAGGGAGCAAACCAGGAGGCTGCAGCCCCCAGCCCATGGTCCCAAGAGGGGCAGTCTGGCTGAGCAGGGAGGTTTCCTGGTACATTGTTCCGTGAGGCTGCGCACCTGCTGGTTGGGCTCCAGAATGACTCAGGTGGTCCTTGAGTAGGTGGGTAGTGTCCAGTTGGTGGTCTAGGCACAAGGCTGTACCCAGGAAGCAGAGGATGGGGGTGTAGCTGGTGGGCCAGTGCTCACCTTGGTCCTCAGTGGTCCCCGAGAGCTGTCAGTCTGCCAGGCTTTGAGCTGGGACCAGGTAGGCACTGGTGGGTCCCCTGTGGGCAGGAACTGCCCCTTCAGCTCTACCCTGGGGGAGGTGATAAATGGGAGGGAGGTTTGGAGTGTGGCTGTGTGGTTGAGCTTGAGCAACCAGACAGTGGGACAAACAATTCACTCCTCTGGGTGGGTGGCCCTTGGCCCCCATGGAGCACTGGGGAAGCCCGGGCGGGCACCGCCTTCTTCTCTCTGGACCTGCTCGGTCTCAGCCCAGAGATGGTGTTTCCCTTGCCACTTTCACTCAGCAGTCTGGGCTCCTAGGAGACCCTGGGAGGTCCCTTCACCCCCCTCAGTCTTGCCGCCCTCACCTGAAGCATGAGGGATCACCACGGGGGTAATAGTTGTGCCCTGGAATCAGAGACCCAGGTCAGCATCCATGTGGTTGGTCATCAGCCACTTGATCCATTTCCGCACCTGTCAGATGGAGAGATCAACATGGACAGAACAGCGATGAAAGTACCTCCCCGACGCCACACTCCAGAAGATCTTACCTTTGGTTGCAATTTACAAAAGACTTTCACATCCATTTTCCAGTGGTCCTGATAGCAGCACCTGTGGGATAGTGGGCAGCTCAGATTGGAGCCACACGGAGCGAGGGCTCTCGGCTCCCAGTCCAGTGCTAGCTCCCCTCCTGTTTTCCACCGTGTGCTGCTTCCttggcccaggtgcccccatctccGCTTGGCTTCTGTATTCTTTCTGATGCCTTTCTGACCAGCACCCCTTGATGGTAGCTGGGGTGGGCCAAGGAGACCTGTCTGAGGGGTGGGGCCTTTAATCCAACCTCCCAGCCGGCACTGAGGAGATTTAGACAGAAATCCAGTTCACTTTTGGTAAAAGTGaagctgccccgcccccccccccccccccccccccgccccggggagcACGCGGGCCCAGACTGGGAGAGGTACAGTACTCCCACTTGCCTCCCACAGAGACCTGAGGAACAATGTCATCAGCACGGTGCATCCCGGGGCCTTCCTGGGCCTGGGAGAGCTGAAGCGCTTGTAAGTGGCATGTtctgctcccccagccctggagccAGTCCCCTGGGTCCCTTCTAGTCTCCCCATTCAcagtgcccctctccccaacacgCTGTATTGCTGGGGCACTTCGGTGCTGATGGGGGAGACACTTCAAGCCCATCTCCTTCTTCATCCCACTCCCCACGCAAGCCCCAGCCTCACGCGCATGTCCCCCCACAAGTGGCTCTATGTGCTGCCACGCGGCCAGCTTGCTGAGGTTGTGTGTGTTTCTCTAGAGATCTCTCCAACAACCGGATCGGCTGTCTCACCTCTGAGACCTTCCAAGGCCTCCCCAGGCTTCTCCGACTGTGAgtgaggggcagtgaggggggcagagggtttgggaggagggaaggtggcCCCAGACCCTCAGAGACCCCTGCATTCCCTTCAcccactcctccctcctctggctcAGGGAGACCCTGAGATCCGGGCTCCCTGTTCCCTGCCCCTGCAGAAACATATCTGGAAACATCTTCTCCAGTCTGCAACCTGGGGTCTTTGATGAGTTGCCAGCCCTTAAGGTTGTGTGAGTATCTATTTCCAGCCCAAGGACTCAGactcctgcctcctttctttgCCCAGGAAGGACACACACAGTATCATGACCACCGTGGCCAGCCTTATGCGTAGGCAAGACAGGCCATGGCTGAAAGCACCATATCTGCCTTCCCACCATCGCCAGGCTGGGGGTGGCAACTGCATGCCCAAGTGTGCCCTTCCCAGCCTCAGTCTCTCCTggggctccagccccagcccctgagcCACGCTCCCTCTGCTCTACTCtgtggcccctccccccattctgcAGGGATCTCGGCACTGAGTACCTGACTTGTGACTGCCACCTGCGCTGGCTGGTGTCCTGGGCCAGGAATCGCTCCCTGCAGCTGTCCGAGCACACCCTGTGTGCCTACCCCAGTGCCCTCCACGCCCAGGCCCTGGGCGGCCTCCAGGAGGCCCAGCTGCGCTGCGGTGAGCATACCCTCACCCTGCACCCTCGGCGCAGGCGGGCTCCTGAAGGGCCctgccagctccaggctccctcTGCCTCACGTTCTCCAGGGCATCCTCTCCCTCCGATCTCACTGGGGGTTCCTAAACTTGCTTTGGGGCCCGCTGCTTTATGTTTTCATCCAATCCCACCTCTTGGGGTGACAAATATGCTGTGATAGGATCACCTGCCCCCCCAGTTGTGCTCTTATCTCCAGAGGCTTTCTCCTGCCCCTTTTTCCCCAGCTGGAGTGGGCTCAGTCTAGGGGCCCGGCtctgcgcgcgcacacacacacacacacacacacacacacacacacacacaccacccaggGCATCTCGCGCACGGCTGCACGCAGGCCTCACCGCCCACGTGTCTTCCCACAGAAGGGGCCCTGGAGCTGCACACGCACCACCTCATCCCGTCCCTGCGCCAAGTGGTCTTCCAGGGGGACCGACTGCCCTTCCAGTGCTCTGCCAGCTACCTGGGTGAAGACACCCGCATCCGCTGGTACCACAACCGGGCCCCCCTGGAGGGTGACGAGCAGGCAGGCATCCTCCTGGCCGAGAGCCTCGTCCATGACTGCACCTTCATCACCAGGTACAGGCCCTGCTGtcagagcccccagcccccaccctacCGAAGCTCTGGGCCCCGAAGATGTCCTGGGAGTGTGTTCATAGGCATGAagagtgtgcttgtgtgtgttcCTGAAAATCCAGGACTAAGTCACAAATGGCCTGGAGAggagaatagaaataaaatgcctGATaggggggtaaaaaaaaaaaaaggattatatcTGACATTTCTTTAGTGCTTTTAGTATATAGTGACTCTCCTATATTATCAGACTTAATCTCTCCAGTAGACCTGCAAgagaagtattattattatctccctGATAAACATGGGGAAATTGAAGCTCAGGAAAGCAATAGCATAAGGCTGATCAGAATTAAAGGAGTATGTACTTGTACCTTTGGCTCAGCTGAAGAAAAAAGCCCCCTGAAACTCATGCCCTGCCCACCCTGGGTCAGGGGATGGGGTGGACGGGGCCAGGGCACTTCAGGAGGGGGCGCGGCCAGGGGGAGTGCCTCTCCGAGCcggccctccccctgcccgcctGCCTGCAGCGAGCTGACCCTGTCTCACATCGGCGTGTGGGCGTCCGGGGAATGGGAGTGCTCGGTGTCCACGGCCCAGGGCAACGCCAGCAAGAAGGTGGAGATAGTGGTGCTGGAGACCTCGGCCTCCTACTGCCCGGCTGAGCGAGTGGCCAACAACCGTGGAGACTTCAGGTGCAGTCACCTTTGCCGCCCCAGGGgactgcccccagcccccagccccattcTGCGTGCCCAGGGTCTCCCCAACTGCTCTAAGATGCAGAAAGCACTTTTGTGGTCCAGCCCCGAGTCCCGCCATCCCACTGCTGTTATTTACAGAGCCCTCATCATCTCCTATAAACTCCCCATCTGAGATGTGCTGTGCGGAATAGAAAGTTTTggtggattttttgtttgtttgtttatttggtttcctTCCTGGCATTAGTTTACAAAACTCTCGcacaacaaatatattttaagatccCAATGGCCCTCTCTGGAAGGGCAGGTGTATTCTCGCCATGGTACAGCTGAGAATACTCGGGCACAGAAAGGGTAAGTGACTTGAACTCCAGGCACCAACTCTGAACAGACGCAGAGTTAGAAAGAACATGGAGTTTGGGAGCCCCTGGAAGGCCAGTCCAAACCCTCTGTGCTGAATCCTTCCTCCAGGTCCCAAGGGGCTGAGCCTGGCCTTTcttgagggcaggggagggaccctTGCTCTGAGGGAAGAGCCTGGGGCAACAGCCACCTCCACTTCTGCCCCCAGGTGGCCTCGAACTCTGGCCGGCATCACAGCCTACCAGTCCTGCCTACAGTACCCCTTCACCTCAGTGCCCCTGAGTGGGGGTGCCCCGGGCACCCGAGCCTCCCGCCGGTGTGACCGAGCTGGCCGCTGGGAGCCCGGGGACTACTCCCACTGTCTGTACACCAACGACATCACCCGCGTGCTCTACACCTTCGTGCTGGTGAGGCCAGGAGAGGAGCGGGGCAGGGAGCATCCCATCCGCTCTGGAGTTCAGGGGAAATGGGAAGGGGAGAAGCCCACTGGTCCCACGGGGCCCGGGAGGCCCCCTCACTGCCTCTCCACCGCCCCTCTGCTCCGTGGGCATGCACAGTGAGGGACCCTTGCTCTTCtctcacttttcttcttccagGAGGTTCAGACCACCCCCTCCCAGGGCCACCCCAAGCATCTTTATTCCCAAACACATCAAGGACAGCCTTAAGGGGGAAAACAAGGACAGCGTGAGGTGGTCCCATTGTCCTTAGGCCAGTGGTGTTAGGAGTGGGCGGCCTTGAGTCCTGAGGAGTTCATTCCTTACTTGTGCCTCCTGTCTTGATGAGACCCAGCTGGTGGGCTAGACCCCTCTCCCCAGGCACTGTCACCCTGAGCATCAGCACAGACAAGGGGGCCCCCTAGGGGCAGTTCTCAGGGAGAAGGAGAACTGGATGGTCACTTTCCTCCCCTCAATTCTCCCAGATGCCCATCAATGCCTCCAATGCCCTGACCCTGGCCCACCAGCTGCGGGTCTACACAGCTGAGGCGGCCAGCTTCTCGGACATGATGGACGTGGTCTATGTGGCTCAGATGATCCAGAAATTTTTGGGTTATGTCGACCAGATCAAAGAGGTGAGATTCAACCTGGCCTCTGGGCCACCCCCCCCCCGGAAACGTCCCCCCATTTACTCAAGTCTCTTGTAtcccagccctgggccccacACCCCACTCCTGCCCTCAGTgactccatgcccctcccccccgccagcTGGTGGACGTGATGGTGGACATGGCCAGCAACCTGATGCTGGTCGATGAGCACCTGCTATGGCTGGCCCAGCGTGAGGACAAGGCCTGCAGCGGCATCGTGGGTGCCCTGGAGCGCATCGGGGGGGCTGCCCTCAGCCCCCACACCCAGCACATCTCTGTGGTAATATGGGTCAGCGGGGAGGAAGCTCCTTGGGGAGCCTAGCACTAGGAGGGACCTTAGAATCAACTGGGGCCAGCCCTCACCCTCCCAGGAGGAAAACACTCCTCTCTTCAGGCAGCAAGTCCTCCAAGTATGCACCTGCCATGCGCCCAGCTAGCCAGAACCCCGAGCATGACTCAGTGGAGAGGAATCCAGTGGTCAGGGGCAGTGCAAAGGAGAGGGggccaaagagagggagaagttATGCAAGACTTCACGGTGGGGAATGGAACTGTAGAGCCAGCCCAAGGAACAGGAGGAGGCTTGGGGGCAGGACGACAGCACTGTGATGGAATGAGGAGCGATGGAGACATCTGTCCCCTGAGAAGAGGGTGACATCACCACTGGTGGGTTGCGCCCCAATTAACAACCACAGGGCAGCAAGATACTGTGCAAGGCCCTTCTGGAGGTACAGGGAAGCTGCACATTGACCCTGCTCCACGGCTTAGTTGGGACGGCAGAACTAGTATGTGTTAAGAGGtgtgcaaggggaaaaaaaagaggtgagcAAGGTACAAGGGAGGGTGTAAGTGGGAGAAGTCTTAGGAAGAAGAAGGTGCCATGGCCAGGGTAGGGGAGCCTCCACAACAGACATGAGACTGCCAGGCCTTGGGAAGGCAATAAGGAAGAATGTGTAGTGGGGACACAGCCTGGCCAAACCTGCAGAGAGGGACTGTGTGGTCTCGGCAGGAGGCCAAGAGAGAGCCGTCAGACCTCGAAGGCCGGGGTGATGGGTTCCCTGTCCCTAGAACTCAAGGAATGTGGCATTGGAGGCCTACCTCATCAAGCCACACAGCTACGTGGGACTGAGCTGCACAGCCTTCCAAAGAAGGGAGGCAGGAGTGCTGGGCGTACGGCATGGGAGCCCCAGCCAGAACCCCTCACCGGAGCCCGAGCTTCTGGCCGATCAGCAGCTCCGCTTCCGCTGCACCACAGGGAGACCCAGCGTCTCTCTGTCGTCCTTCCACATCAAGGTGGGCACTGAGGGAGGCATGGGGGCGCAGGTGCTAAAGAGGGGCATCCCCAGATGCAGGTGCCTTGTGGGGGTGGGTGCTGTGAGTGGAAGCTGATCCAGAAAaggggtgcaggggaggtgggaggggggaccCATTATGCCTTGGAGTCTTAGAGGATCCTAGATGTCTGAGGAATTCTGATGTCCCCCCAGAACAGCGTGGCCCTGGCCTCCATCCAACTGCCGCCCAGTCTGTTCTCGTCCCTTCCGGCTGCCTTGGCTCCCCCTATCCCCCCAGACTGCACCCTGCAACTGCTCGTCTTCCGAAACGGCCGCCTCTTCCGCAGCCACGGCAACACCTCCCGCCCCGGAGCCCCTGGGCCTGGCAAGAGGCGTGGCGTGGCCACCCCCGTCATCTTTGCAGGAACCAGTAAGGCACTGAACTCCCCGtaccccttcctgcccctccttcaccCCAGCACCCCCTAAGACCCCGGGGGAGTGGTCACCCCCCATTTACCAGGAGGATAGGAAACAGAGACAGCCTGTAAAGGACGACTGAAGAAAAGGCTCAGGAAGACATTGGGATTATATCACAGATTTGTCAAATTGCAAACAGGTTATAAACACAGATCCTTGACCCACcttggcctccctgcctctgacCGCCTAACCTGGTGCCAACTTTCCCTCTCAGGGCACCCCCTGTCCCCCATCCTCGGATCCTCTCTTCACCTTTTGTTCCCTGAGTACAGGTACCTTCCACCTTCCTGTCCCTGACCCCAGCCCCAGAGTCCTCTCTCACTGGGTGGGTCGCCACCACTCATTCGGCGCTTAGAACAGCCCACCTCCCAGTGCTTTATTTTGATCCATCCTTGTGTTGCCCTGGTGAGACTCACCACCTGCACTGGCACCTAACCATGTCCCGAAGCCCAGCACAGGCCCGGCCTGCAGGTGTTTGGTGCGCACCCTGGCTCTTGCCCTCTGGCCGCTGCGCAGGTCCGTAGAGCCAGCCTCCCCATGGCCTGGTCGCACCgtgtgtgcctccctctctctcgcagGTGGCTGTGGTGTGGGCAACCTCACGGAGCCAGTGGCCGTCTCGCTACGGCATTGGGCTGAGGGGGCCGAACCCATGGCAGCTCGGTGGAGCCAGGATGGGCCAGGGGGCCCCGGGGCATGGAGCCCCGAGGGCTGCCAGCTCCGCTCCAGCCAGCCCAACGTCAGCTCCCTGCACTGCCAGCACTTGGGCAACGTGGCCGTGCTCATGGTGAGTGTGACGTGGGCGGGAGGCTGAGAGGACTCCGGGACGGGGAACACGTGCGAGGTGGGAGTGAGAATGGGGGTATTCAGATCACCTGGGGCCACAGGGAACTGCAGAGGGGACAGCAGCCTTTCCAGGCCTCGTCACTGTAGGACTCATGGGGAAATGTCCCTCTGGTCTTCCAGGAGACGGGGAGGTCCTGCTCCACCCATCGAGAGAGATGGGCCTGGAACTAGCCAGCCTGATCTTCACATCCTGCACTCTCTGAGACCCAGACTGttaaagttggggggggggggtctgggaaCATTTCTCCTTTCTGGTCACTCCACTCCCTCACCGCATTTTGCACCCCATTTTCCCAGATCCTGAGCAGGCGCACAGATGATAGACAGAaactttcccctctttcctcatctctgatTTTCAGGTTGAGGATCAGAAAAGTCCCCAGAAGGGCAAGAGACTAGGAGGGAGGAAGATCATTAACACTACCTAAGACTGATTTTCTAAGAGTGGACTCAGCACTTACATCTTCACCCACATGTAGAGACTAGGGGCTGAAGCCGACCTGGCTTGAGGGAAGAAAAAGTGGCCTAGGGGACTGGCCAGGACTCCATGGGGTGCCCTCTACCCCTGGCTTCCTAATACTTCCTCTTTCCTACTCTTTCTAGGAGCTGAGTACCTtccccagggaggtggggggctcgGGAGCAGGGCTGCATCCTGTCGTGTACCCCTGtactgccctgctcctgctctgcctcttctccaccatcatcacctACATCCTCAACCACAGGTGGGAGCCCCTGCAGGAAgtgagggtgtggagggagggcTAAGGGTCTCACTAAGTACCGGCCAGGCGTTCCTTTCCCAAGTGCATCCACATGATTCTCCCAGGTCCTTGCCCAGCATTTTATTTGAAGGTTCTAGGGCTGGAGAATACATTTTGGGGGTTAAGCCCTTCCTGACCTGGGGCCTCTATCACATTTGCACACATGTCTGCACATAGATATCTGCCTGCCCCCTTGCTCTCCTAATTGCCTTGAGACCCCATGGATCTGATCTTGGGTTGAGCAGCCCCTTAACTACTGTTTTTGGGGCAGCTCCATCCATGTGTCCCGGAAGGGCTGGCACATGCTTCTGAACCTGTGCTTCCACATGGCCATGACCTCTGCCGTCTTtgcaggaggcatcacactcaCCAACTACCAGATGGTCTGCCAGGCAGTAAgcaggagaaggggctggagcggggtgggggtgggggggcttccAGACGAGTGATGGCAGCCTAGGCACAGAGTAGGGGGTGCAGGGGAAAAGCGGACTCATGCTAATAGGCCCCAGCTCCGCTATTGTGTCCAGCCTTGTGGGGGGGGGCCACATGAGAGGAGGGGTGGTGGTAAGAAGTAGAGATACTAGAAGATGGGTCTTCAAAGTGGAGAACGGGGATCTGCAAGGAAGGTCAGGGACAAGCCAAACAGCAAGGGTGGGAGAGAACCCTGGGCAGGGAGTAGAGCGGGTGACCTCGGGGGCAGAGTCTTGAGGAGGATCTGAGGAGAGCTGGGGACGGGAACTTGGGAGGAGCGGGAGAATACTGCGCACTGAGGCTCTGGCGTGGCTCCAGTAGCAGCAGCCCCGTTCCCCAGCCTCAGTGGCCTCACCCTGCAGGTGGGCATCACTCTGCACTACTCTTCACTGTCCACACTGCTCTGGATGGGTGTGAAGGCCCGCGTCCTCCACAAGGAGCTCACCTGGAGAGCGCCCCCTCCACAAGAAGGGGACTCTGCCCCGCCCGCTCCCCGTCCCATGCTCCGGTACATGCCTCCAACTGTCAGCTTTGCAAGTGTGAAGGGTTCAGAGGCGGGTTTAGAACACCAAACTCTGTCCTCCCAGGGTGGGTGTAGGGTGGGTCCAAGATCCTGGGAGATCACACtccaaagagagaagagggaaggccCTGGGTGGCCCCAGGCTGCCCAAGGCCATGGGGTGGGTGCATCCTTAGGGCTTTTGCAGCATGAAAAAGCCAGGGAAAGAAGAGACTCCAAAGGGCATTGGACAGGGATCCTGGGCACCTGAGGAGCACCCTGATTTCTGCAGTGTTTAAGGCGAGAGAGCAATTTCTCTGTCCCTTAAAACAGTCTTGGCCAAGTCCCCTAGGAATCTACTGAGCCTGCCCTGTATGGGGTTTGCATCCCAAGCAAAACATTCTAGGGGAATTTAAAGGGGAAAGAGGACAGGACGGAGACCCTGAGTCAAGGTTTCTGAGCACCTGGTTCCAATTCCCTTGGctccccgtctctctgacccCCAAACCGCATTCCTCCCCAGGTTCTACCTGATTGCGGGAGGGATCCCACTCATCATCTGTGGCATCACAGCTGCTGTCAACATCCACAACTACCGGGACCACAGCCCCTAGTGAGCGCCGCTGCCCGCCCGCCCCAAGCCTACCCACCCTGGCACTGGATGCCTTCTACCTCCCTGGCAGGGGCACCTGCCAGGCCCACCCAGCCAGTGACCCAACCCAAACCCATGCATGCCCAGCCAGCCTCTGTTCTATCACACAGCTACCTCAGAAatgctcctcctcctcatccactGCCTGTGTCTCCCCTCAGCTGCTGGCTGGTGTGGCGTCCAAGCCTAGGAGCCTTCTACATCCCGGTGGCTTTGATCCTGCTGATCACCTGGATCTATTTCCTGTGTGCAGGGCTGCGCTTGCGGGGTCCTCTGGCCCAGAGCCCAAAGGGGGGCACCAGCAGGGTCTCCCTGGAgccaggggaggagctgaggggtTCCACCAGGCTCAGGAGCAGCGGCCCCTTCTTGAACGACTCGGGATCCCTTCTGGCTACTGGGAGTGTGGGGGTGGTGACACCCGGTCCCCCGGAGGATGGTGACGGCCTCTATTCTCCGGGAGTCCAACTGGGGGCGCTCGTGACCACGCATTTTCTGTACCTGGCCATGT from Suricata suricatta isolate VVHF042 chromosome 1, meerkat_22Aug2017_6uvM2_HiC, whole genome shotgun sequence encodes:
- the ADGRA2 gene encoding adhesion G protein-coupled receptor A2 isoform X2; the protein is MGAAGRRMRGAPARLLLPLLPWLLLLAPETRGAPGCPVPIRSCKCSGERPKGLSGGAPNPARRRVVCGGGDLPEPPEPGLLPNGTVTLLLSNNKITGLRNGSFLGLALLEKLDLRNNVISTVHPGAFLGLGELKRLDLSNNRIGCLTSETFQGLPRLLRLDLGTEYLTCDCHLRWLVSWARNRSLQLSEHTLCAYPSALHAQALGGLQEAQLRCEGALELHTHHLIPSLRQVVFQGDRLPFQCSASYLGEDTRIRWYHNRAPLEGDEQAGILLAESLVHDCTFITSELTLSHIGVWASGEWECSVSTAQGNASKKVEIVVLETSASYCPAERVANNRGDFRWPRTLAGITAYQSCLQYPFTSVPLSGGAPGTRASRRCDRAGRWEPGDYSHCLYTNDITRVLYTFVLMPINASNALTLAHQLRVYTAEAASFSDMMDVVYVAQMIQKFLGYVDQIKELVDVMVDMASNLMLVDEHLLWLAQREDKACSGIVGALERIGGAALSPHTQHISVNSRNVALEAYLIKPHSYVGLSCTAFQRREAGVLGVRHGSPSQNPSPEPELLADQQLRFRCTTGRPSVSLSSFHIKNSVALASIQLPPSLFSSLPAALAPPIPPDCTLQLLVFRNGRLFRSHGNTSRPGAPGPGKRRGVATPVIFAGTSGCGVGNLTEPVAVSLRHWAEGAEPMAARWSQDGPGGPGAWSPEGCQLRSSQPNVSSLHCQHLGNVAVLMELSTFPREVGGSGAGLHPVVYPCTALLLLCLFSTIITYILNHSSIHVSRKGWHMLLNLCFHMAMTSAVFAGGITLTNYQMVCQAVGITLHYSSLSTLLWMGVKARVLHKELTWRAPPPQEGDSAPPAPRPMLRFYLIAGGIPLIICGITAAVNIHNYRDHSPYCWLVWRPSLGAFYIPVALILLITWIYFLCAGLRLRGPLAQSPKGGTSRVSLEPGEELRGSTRLRSSGPFLNDSGSLLATGSVGVVTPGPPEDGDGLYSPGVQLGALVTTHFLYLAMWACGALTVSQRWLPRVVCSCLYGAAASALGLFVFTHHCARRRDVRASWRACCPHASASGASSRAVPTALEDGSPVFGEGPPSLKSSPSGSSGHAPPLGPCKLTNLQLAQSQVCEAGVAARGEAEPEPTGSRGSLAPRHASNLHHGRRVHKSRAKGHRAGEAGAKNRLKALRGGAAAGAPELLSSESGSLHNSPSDSYPGSSRNSPGLQLEGEPMLTPSEGSDTSAAPLPEAGRPGQRRSASRDNLKGGGGALERESKRRSYPLNAASLNGAPKGAKYDDITMAGAEAVGGACMKTGLWKSETTV